A region from the Benincasa hispida cultivar B227 chromosome 8, ASM972705v1, whole genome shotgun sequence genome encodes:
- the LOC120083045 gene encoding snRNA-activating protein complex subunit isoform X6, whose amino-acid sequence MEARDGARASEEMALNGDGLSIPLGGPIYAPNLSLEAALHLDSSQLCDDDISIDGLKVFTEEQLLNMALEESLQSDENANNQLELPEENLNAGVIRENEEEVNGHNLEAAPASNASRSMNKMTRRKRKQEEHSNIEEKSMAKVAEIAKLKQKQDADRAVVKLHAFKWKKEIASSSSESKERLKSLRSTNFSTKVPHVKSLSSGEHGTLRHPTTVLFVEVYHKSRKMVKTQELLVLGQQKLAELKDKIYCSTDTLMEKAGQQDSSGYFLIEFVYIQDVFCNDLRNPSAIDYSKPIFDWLKNSEDEARKKWGCIITGESQQKSSVVDEVSVSHVPHFRSVNMNKVRFCDLKFRLGAGYLYCHQGDCKHTIVIRDMRLIHPEDVHDRVAYPIVTFQLRTRARKCDVCNIYRAKKVTLDDKWAQENPCYFCEDCYFLLHYSKEGNLLYNDFVVHDYLQD is encoded by the exons ATGGAGGCGAGAGACGGGGCTAGAGCTTCAGAGGAGATGGCCCTTAATGGAGATGGCCTTTCAATTCCTTTGGGTGGGCCTATATATGCACCCAACTTG AGTCTGGAGGCAGCGTTGCACTTGGATTCATCTCAACTATGTGATGATGATATATC GATTGATGGGCTTAAGGTGTTTACTGAAGAACAGTTATTGAATATGGCTTTGGAGGAATCATTGCAG AGTGATGAGAATGCTAATAACCAGCTGGAGCTTCCAGAAGAAAACTTGAATGCTGGGGTGATCAG AGAAAATGAAGAGGAAGTTAACGGGCACAATTTGGAGGCTGCTCCTGCATCAAATGCAAGTAGAAGCATGAATAAAATGACAAGAAGGAAGCGAAAACAGGAGGAACATTCTAATATTGAG GAAAAATCTATGGCAAAGGTGGCTGAAATTGCAAAACTTAAACAAAAGCAAGATGCAGACAGAGCTGTAGTCAAATTACATGCTTTCAA gTGGAAGAAGGAAATTGCCAGTTCATCGTCAGAGAGCAAAGAGAGGTTGAAGTCCTTGAGGTCTACGAATTTTTCTACAAAGGTTCCCCAT GTGAAATCACTGAGCAGTGGAGAACACGGAACTCTGCGGCATCCAACGACTGTActttttgtagaggtttaccaTAAATCTCGCAAGATGGTGAAG ACTCAAGAGCTTTTGGTCCTTGGACAACAAAAGTTAGCAGAACTGAAGGACAAGATTTATTGCTCAACGGACACATTAATGGAAAAGGCTGGGCAGCAGGATTCATCTGGATATTTCCTCATAGAA TTTGTTTATATCCAGGATGTATTCTGCAATGATTTGAGGAATCCTTCCGCAATAGATTATAGCAAACCTATATTTGATTGGCTTAAAAATTCAGAGGATGAAGCTCGTAAGAAATGGGGATGCATCATAACTGGTGAATCGCAACAGAAAAGTTCAGTTGTTGACGAAGTATCGGTTTCACATGTACCTCATTTCAGATCAGTCAACATGAACAAGGTTCGATTTTGTGACCTGAAATTTAGGCTTGGGGCTGGGTATCTGTACTGTCATCAG GGAGATTGCAAGCATACCATAGTGATTAGAGATATGAGGTTGATCCATCCTGAGGACGTACATGATCGTGTTGCTTATCCAATCGTTACATTTCAGCTTAGGACCCGAGCTCGGAAATGCGATGTCTGTAACATTTACAGGGCTAAAAAGGTTACTCTTGACGACAAGTGGGCACAGGAAAACCCTTGCTACTTTTGTGAAGACTGCTATTTTCTTCTTCACTACTCGAAAGAAGGGAACCTCCTTTACAACGATTTCGTTGTGCACGATTACTTGCAAGATTAG
- the LOC120083045 gene encoding snRNA-activating protein complex subunit isoform X1 → MEARDGARASEEMALNGDGLSIPLGGPIYAPNLVGPLTRVSHFESSLIQELQSLEAALHLDSSQLCDDDISIDGLKVFTEEQLLNMALEESLQSDENANNQLELPEENLNAGVIRENEEEVNGHNLEAAPASNASRSMNKMTRRKRKQEEHSNIEEKSMAKVAEIAKLKQKQDADRAVVKLHAFKWKKEIASSSSESKERLKSLRSTNFSTKVPHVKSLSSGEHGTLRHPTTVLFVEVYHKSRKMVKTQELLVLGQQKLAELKDKIYCSTDTLMEKAGQQDSSGYFLIEFVYIQDVFCNDLRNPSAIDYSKPIFDWLKNSEDEARKKWGCIITGESQQKSSVVDEVSVSHVPHFRSVNMNKVRFCDLKFRLGAGYLYCHQGDCKHTIVIRDMRLIHPEDVHDRVAYPIVTFQLRTRARKCDVCNIYRAKKVTLDDKWAQENPCYFCEDCYFLLHYSKEGNLLYNDFVVHDYLQD, encoded by the exons ATGGAGGCGAGAGACGGGGCTAGAGCTTCAGAGGAGATGGCCCTTAATGGAGATGGCCTTTCAATTCCTTTGGGTGGGCCTATATATGCACCCAACTTGGTTGGTCCTCTTACCAGGGTCTCTCACTTTGAGTCTTCTCTTATTCAAGAACTTCAG AGTCTGGAGGCAGCGTTGCACTTGGATTCATCTCAACTATGTGATGATGATATATC GATTGATGGGCTTAAGGTGTTTACTGAAGAACAGTTATTGAATATGGCTTTGGAGGAATCATTGCAG AGTGATGAGAATGCTAATAACCAGCTGGAGCTTCCAGAAGAAAACTTGAATGCTGGGGTGATCAG AGAAAATGAAGAGGAAGTTAACGGGCACAATTTGGAGGCTGCTCCTGCATCAAATGCAAGTAGAAGCATGAATAAAATGACAAGAAGGAAGCGAAAACAGGAGGAACATTCTAATATTGAG GAAAAATCTATGGCAAAGGTGGCTGAAATTGCAAAACTTAAACAAAAGCAAGATGCAGACAGAGCTGTAGTCAAATTACATGCTTTCAA gTGGAAGAAGGAAATTGCCAGTTCATCGTCAGAGAGCAAAGAGAGGTTGAAGTCCTTGAGGTCTACGAATTTTTCTACAAAGGTTCCCCAT GTGAAATCACTGAGCAGTGGAGAACACGGAACTCTGCGGCATCCAACGACTGTActttttgtagaggtttaccaTAAATCTCGCAAGATGGTGAAG ACTCAAGAGCTTTTGGTCCTTGGACAACAAAAGTTAGCAGAACTGAAGGACAAGATTTATTGCTCAACGGACACATTAATGGAAAAGGCTGGGCAGCAGGATTCATCTGGATATTTCCTCATAGAA TTTGTTTATATCCAGGATGTATTCTGCAATGATTTGAGGAATCCTTCCGCAATAGATTATAGCAAACCTATATTTGATTGGCTTAAAAATTCAGAGGATGAAGCTCGTAAGAAATGGGGATGCATCATAACTGGTGAATCGCAACAGAAAAGTTCAGTTGTTGACGAAGTATCGGTTTCACATGTACCTCATTTCAGATCAGTCAACATGAACAAGGTTCGATTTTGTGACCTGAAATTTAGGCTTGGGGCTGGGTATCTGTACTGTCATCAG GGAGATTGCAAGCATACCATAGTGATTAGAGATATGAGGTTGATCCATCCTGAGGACGTACATGATCGTGTTGCTTATCCAATCGTTACATTTCAGCTTAGGACCCGAGCTCGGAAATGCGATGTCTGTAACATTTACAGGGCTAAAAAGGTTACTCTTGACGACAAGTGGGCACAGGAAAACCCTTGCTACTTTTGTGAAGACTGCTATTTTCTTCTTCACTACTCGAAAGAAGGGAACCTCCTTTACAACGATTTCGTTGTGCACGATTACTTGCAAGATTAG
- the LOC120083045 gene encoding snRNA-activating protein complex subunit isoform X5 translates to MEARDGARASEEMALNGDGLSIPLGGPIYAPNLVGPLTRSLEAALHLDSSQLCDDDISIDGLKVFTEEQLLNMALEESLQSDENANNQLELPEENLNAGVIRENEEEVNGHNLEAAPASNASRSMNKMTRRKRKQEEHSNIEEKSMAKVAEIAKLKQKQDADRAVVKLHAFKWKKEIASSSSESKERLKSLRSTNFSTKVPHVKSLSSGEHGTLRHPTTVLFVEVYHKSRKMVKTQELLVLGQQKLAELKDKIYCSTDTLMEKAGQQDSSGYFLIEFVYIQDVFCNDLRNPSAIDYSKPIFDWLKNSEDEARKKWGCIITGESQQKSSVVDEVSVSHVPHFRSVNMNKVRFCDLKFRLGAGYLYCHQGDCKHTIVIRDMRLIHPEDVHDRVAYPIVTFQLRTRARKCDVCNIYRAKKVTLDDKWAQENPCYFCEDCYFLLHYSKEGNLLYNDFVVHDYLQD, encoded by the exons ATGGAGGCGAGAGACGGGGCTAGAGCTTCAGAGGAGATGGCCCTTAATGGAGATGGCCTTTCAATTCCTTTGGGTGGGCCTATATATGCACCCAACTTGGTTGGTCCTCTTACCAGG AGTCTGGAGGCAGCGTTGCACTTGGATTCATCTCAACTATGTGATGATGATATATC GATTGATGGGCTTAAGGTGTTTACTGAAGAACAGTTATTGAATATGGCTTTGGAGGAATCATTGCAG AGTGATGAGAATGCTAATAACCAGCTGGAGCTTCCAGAAGAAAACTTGAATGCTGGGGTGATCAG AGAAAATGAAGAGGAAGTTAACGGGCACAATTTGGAGGCTGCTCCTGCATCAAATGCAAGTAGAAGCATGAATAAAATGACAAGAAGGAAGCGAAAACAGGAGGAACATTCTAATATTGAG GAAAAATCTATGGCAAAGGTGGCTGAAATTGCAAAACTTAAACAAAAGCAAGATGCAGACAGAGCTGTAGTCAAATTACATGCTTTCAA gTGGAAGAAGGAAATTGCCAGTTCATCGTCAGAGAGCAAAGAGAGGTTGAAGTCCTTGAGGTCTACGAATTTTTCTACAAAGGTTCCCCAT GTGAAATCACTGAGCAGTGGAGAACACGGAACTCTGCGGCATCCAACGACTGTActttttgtagaggtttaccaTAAATCTCGCAAGATGGTGAAG ACTCAAGAGCTTTTGGTCCTTGGACAACAAAAGTTAGCAGAACTGAAGGACAAGATTTATTGCTCAACGGACACATTAATGGAAAAGGCTGGGCAGCAGGATTCATCTGGATATTTCCTCATAGAA TTTGTTTATATCCAGGATGTATTCTGCAATGATTTGAGGAATCCTTCCGCAATAGATTATAGCAAACCTATATTTGATTGGCTTAAAAATTCAGAGGATGAAGCTCGTAAGAAATGGGGATGCATCATAACTGGTGAATCGCAACAGAAAAGTTCAGTTGTTGACGAAGTATCGGTTTCACATGTACCTCATTTCAGATCAGTCAACATGAACAAGGTTCGATTTTGTGACCTGAAATTTAGGCTTGGGGCTGGGTATCTGTACTGTCATCAG GGAGATTGCAAGCATACCATAGTGATTAGAGATATGAGGTTGATCCATCCTGAGGACGTACATGATCGTGTTGCTTATCCAATCGTTACATTTCAGCTTAGGACCCGAGCTCGGAAATGCGATGTCTGTAACATTTACAGGGCTAAAAAGGTTACTCTTGACGACAAGTGGGCACAGGAAAACCCTTGCTACTTTTGTGAAGACTGCTATTTTCTTCTTCACTACTCGAAAGAAGGGAACCTCCTTTACAACGATTTCGTTGTGCACGATTACTTGCAAGATTAG
- the LOC120083045 gene encoding snRNA-activating protein complex subunit isoform X4 — MEARDGARASEEMALNGDGLSIPLGGPIYAPNLVGPLTRVSHFESSLIQELQSLEAALHLDSSQLCDDDISIDGLKVFTEEQLLNMALEESLQSDENANNQLELPEENLNAGVIRENEEEVNGHNLEAAPASNASRSMNKMTRRKRKQEEHSNIEEKSMAKVAEIAKLKQKQDADRAVVKLHAFKWKKEIASSSSESKERLKSLRSTNFSTKVKSLSSGEHGTLRHPTTVLFVEVYHKSRKMVKTQELLVLGQQKLAELKDKIYCSTDTLMEKAGQQDSSGYFLIEDVFCNDLRNPSAIDYSKPIFDWLKNSEDEARKKWGCIITGESQQKSSVVDEVSVSHVPHFRSVNMNKVRFCDLKFRLGAGYLYCHQGDCKHTIVIRDMRLIHPEDVHDRVAYPIVTFQLRTRARKCDVCNIYRAKKVTLDDKWAQENPCYFCEDCYFLLHYSKEGNLLYNDFVVHDYLQD, encoded by the exons ATGGAGGCGAGAGACGGGGCTAGAGCTTCAGAGGAGATGGCCCTTAATGGAGATGGCCTTTCAATTCCTTTGGGTGGGCCTATATATGCACCCAACTTGGTTGGTCCTCTTACCAGGGTCTCTCACTTTGAGTCTTCTCTTATTCAAGAACTTCAG AGTCTGGAGGCAGCGTTGCACTTGGATTCATCTCAACTATGTGATGATGATATATC GATTGATGGGCTTAAGGTGTTTACTGAAGAACAGTTATTGAATATGGCTTTGGAGGAATCATTGCAG AGTGATGAGAATGCTAATAACCAGCTGGAGCTTCCAGAAGAAAACTTGAATGCTGGGGTGATCAG AGAAAATGAAGAGGAAGTTAACGGGCACAATTTGGAGGCTGCTCCTGCATCAAATGCAAGTAGAAGCATGAATAAAATGACAAGAAGGAAGCGAAAACAGGAGGAACATTCTAATATTGAG GAAAAATCTATGGCAAAGGTGGCTGAAATTGCAAAACTTAAACAAAAGCAAGATGCAGACAGAGCTGTAGTCAAATTACATGCTTTCAA gTGGAAGAAGGAAATTGCCAGTTCATCGTCAGAGAGCAAAGAGAGGTTGAAGTCCTTGAGGTCTACGAATTTTTCTACAAAG GTGAAATCACTGAGCAGTGGAGAACACGGAACTCTGCGGCATCCAACGACTGTActttttgtagaggtttaccaTAAATCTCGCAAGATGGTGAAG ACTCAAGAGCTTTTGGTCCTTGGACAACAAAAGTTAGCAGAACTGAAGGACAAGATTTATTGCTCAACGGACACATTAATGGAAAAGGCTGGGCAGCAGGATTCATCTGGATATTTCCTCATAGAA GATGTATTCTGCAATGATTTGAGGAATCCTTCCGCAATAGATTATAGCAAACCTATATTTGATTGGCTTAAAAATTCAGAGGATGAAGCTCGTAAGAAATGGGGATGCATCATAACTGGTGAATCGCAACAGAAAAGTTCAGTTGTTGACGAAGTATCGGTTTCACATGTACCTCATTTCAGATCAGTCAACATGAACAAGGTTCGATTTTGTGACCTGAAATTTAGGCTTGGGGCTGGGTATCTGTACTGTCATCAG GGAGATTGCAAGCATACCATAGTGATTAGAGATATGAGGTTGATCCATCCTGAGGACGTACATGATCGTGTTGCTTATCCAATCGTTACATTTCAGCTTAGGACCCGAGCTCGGAAATGCGATGTCTGTAACATTTACAGGGCTAAAAAGGTTACTCTTGACGACAAGTGGGCACAGGAAAACCCTTGCTACTTTTGTGAAGACTGCTATTTTCTTCTTCACTACTCGAAAGAAGGGAACCTCCTTTACAACGATTTCGTTGTGCACGATTACTTGCAAGATTAG
- the LOC120083045 gene encoding snRNA-activating protein complex subunit isoform X7 — translation MALEESLQSDENANNQLELPEENLNAGVIRENEEEVNGHNLEAAPASNASRSMNKMTRRKRKQEEHSNIEEKSMAKVAEIAKLKQKQDADRAVVKLHAFKWKKEIASSSSESKERLKSLRSTNFSTKVPHVKSLSSGEHGTLRHPTTVLFVEVYHKSRKMVKTQELLVLGQQKLAELKDKIYCSTDTLMEKAGQQDSSGYFLIEFVYIQDVFCNDLRNPSAIDYSKPIFDWLKNSEDEARKKWGCIITGESQQKSSVVDEVSVSHVPHFRSVNMNKVRFCDLKFRLGAGYLYCHQGDCKHTIVIRDMRLIHPEDVHDRVAYPIVTFQLRTRARKCDVCNIYRAKKVTLDDKWAQENPCYFCEDCYFLLHYSKEGNLLYNDFVVHDYLQD, via the exons ATGGCTTTGGAGGAATCATTGCAG AGTGATGAGAATGCTAATAACCAGCTGGAGCTTCCAGAAGAAAACTTGAATGCTGGGGTGATCAG AGAAAATGAAGAGGAAGTTAACGGGCACAATTTGGAGGCTGCTCCTGCATCAAATGCAAGTAGAAGCATGAATAAAATGACAAGAAGGAAGCGAAAACAGGAGGAACATTCTAATATTGAG GAAAAATCTATGGCAAAGGTGGCTGAAATTGCAAAACTTAAACAAAAGCAAGATGCAGACAGAGCTGTAGTCAAATTACATGCTTTCAA gTGGAAGAAGGAAATTGCCAGTTCATCGTCAGAGAGCAAAGAGAGGTTGAAGTCCTTGAGGTCTACGAATTTTTCTACAAAGGTTCCCCAT GTGAAATCACTGAGCAGTGGAGAACACGGAACTCTGCGGCATCCAACGACTGTActttttgtagaggtttaccaTAAATCTCGCAAGATGGTGAAG ACTCAAGAGCTTTTGGTCCTTGGACAACAAAAGTTAGCAGAACTGAAGGACAAGATTTATTGCTCAACGGACACATTAATGGAAAAGGCTGGGCAGCAGGATTCATCTGGATATTTCCTCATAGAA TTTGTTTATATCCAGGATGTATTCTGCAATGATTTGAGGAATCCTTCCGCAATAGATTATAGCAAACCTATATTTGATTGGCTTAAAAATTCAGAGGATGAAGCTCGTAAGAAATGGGGATGCATCATAACTGGTGAATCGCAACAGAAAAGTTCAGTTGTTGACGAAGTATCGGTTTCACATGTACCTCATTTCAGATCAGTCAACATGAACAAGGTTCGATTTTGTGACCTGAAATTTAGGCTTGGGGCTGGGTATCTGTACTGTCATCAG GGAGATTGCAAGCATACCATAGTGATTAGAGATATGAGGTTGATCCATCCTGAGGACGTACATGATCGTGTTGCTTATCCAATCGTTACATTTCAGCTTAGGACCCGAGCTCGGAAATGCGATGTCTGTAACATTTACAGGGCTAAAAAGGTTACTCTTGACGACAAGTGGGCACAGGAAAACCCTTGCTACTTTTGTGAAGACTGCTATTTTCTTCTTCACTACTCGAAAGAAGGGAACCTCCTTTACAACGATTTCGTTGTGCACGATTACTTGCAAGATTAG
- the LOC120083045 gene encoding snRNA-activating protein complex subunit isoform X3: protein MEARDGARASEEMALNGDGLSIPLGGPIYAPNLVGPLTRVSHFESSLIQELQSLEAALHLDSSQLCDDDISIDGLKVFTEEQLLNMALEESLQSDENANNQLELPEENLNAGVIRENEEEVNGHNLEAAPASNASRSMNKMTRRKRKQEEHSNIEEKSMAKVAEIAKLKQKQDADRAVVKLHAFKWKKEIASSSSESKERLKSLRSTNFSTKVPHVKSLSSGEHGTLRHPTTVLFVEVYHKSRKMVKTQELLVLGQQKLAELKDKIYCSTDTLMEKAGQQDSSGYFLIEDVFCNDLRNPSAIDYSKPIFDWLKNSEDEARKKWGCIITGESQQKSSVVDEVSVSHVPHFRSVNMNKVRFCDLKFRLGAGYLYCHQGDCKHTIVIRDMRLIHPEDVHDRVAYPIVTFQLRTRARKCDVCNIYRAKKVTLDDKWAQENPCYFCEDCYFLLHYSKEGNLLYNDFVVHDYLQD from the exons ATGGAGGCGAGAGACGGGGCTAGAGCTTCAGAGGAGATGGCCCTTAATGGAGATGGCCTTTCAATTCCTTTGGGTGGGCCTATATATGCACCCAACTTGGTTGGTCCTCTTACCAGGGTCTCTCACTTTGAGTCTTCTCTTATTCAAGAACTTCAG AGTCTGGAGGCAGCGTTGCACTTGGATTCATCTCAACTATGTGATGATGATATATC GATTGATGGGCTTAAGGTGTTTACTGAAGAACAGTTATTGAATATGGCTTTGGAGGAATCATTGCAG AGTGATGAGAATGCTAATAACCAGCTGGAGCTTCCAGAAGAAAACTTGAATGCTGGGGTGATCAG AGAAAATGAAGAGGAAGTTAACGGGCACAATTTGGAGGCTGCTCCTGCATCAAATGCAAGTAGAAGCATGAATAAAATGACAAGAAGGAAGCGAAAACAGGAGGAACATTCTAATATTGAG GAAAAATCTATGGCAAAGGTGGCTGAAATTGCAAAACTTAAACAAAAGCAAGATGCAGACAGAGCTGTAGTCAAATTACATGCTTTCAA gTGGAAGAAGGAAATTGCCAGTTCATCGTCAGAGAGCAAAGAGAGGTTGAAGTCCTTGAGGTCTACGAATTTTTCTACAAAGGTTCCCCAT GTGAAATCACTGAGCAGTGGAGAACACGGAACTCTGCGGCATCCAACGACTGTActttttgtagaggtttaccaTAAATCTCGCAAGATGGTGAAG ACTCAAGAGCTTTTGGTCCTTGGACAACAAAAGTTAGCAGAACTGAAGGACAAGATTTATTGCTCAACGGACACATTAATGGAAAAGGCTGGGCAGCAGGATTCATCTGGATATTTCCTCATAGAA GATGTATTCTGCAATGATTTGAGGAATCCTTCCGCAATAGATTATAGCAAACCTATATTTGATTGGCTTAAAAATTCAGAGGATGAAGCTCGTAAGAAATGGGGATGCATCATAACTGGTGAATCGCAACAGAAAAGTTCAGTTGTTGACGAAGTATCGGTTTCACATGTACCTCATTTCAGATCAGTCAACATGAACAAGGTTCGATTTTGTGACCTGAAATTTAGGCTTGGGGCTGGGTATCTGTACTGTCATCAG GGAGATTGCAAGCATACCATAGTGATTAGAGATATGAGGTTGATCCATCCTGAGGACGTACATGATCGTGTTGCTTATCCAATCGTTACATTTCAGCTTAGGACCCGAGCTCGGAAATGCGATGTCTGTAACATTTACAGGGCTAAAAAGGTTACTCTTGACGACAAGTGGGCACAGGAAAACCCTTGCTACTTTTGTGAAGACTGCTATTTTCTTCTTCACTACTCGAAAGAAGGGAACCTCCTTTACAACGATTTCGTTGTGCACGATTACTTGCAAGATTAG
- the LOC120083045 gene encoding snRNA-activating protein complex subunit isoform X2 — protein MEARDGARASEEMALNGDGLSIPLGGPIYAPNLVGPLTRVSHFESSLIQELQSLEAALHLDSSQLCDDDISIDGLKVFTEEQLLNMALEESLQSDENANNQLELPEENLNAGVIRENEEEVNGHNLEAAPASNASRSMNKMTRRKRKQEEHSNIEEKSMAKVAEIAKLKQKQDADRAVVKLHAFKWKKEIASSSSESKERLKSLRSTNFSTKVKSLSSGEHGTLRHPTTVLFVEVYHKSRKMVKTQELLVLGQQKLAELKDKIYCSTDTLMEKAGQQDSSGYFLIEFVYIQDVFCNDLRNPSAIDYSKPIFDWLKNSEDEARKKWGCIITGESQQKSSVVDEVSVSHVPHFRSVNMNKVRFCDLKFRLGAGYLYCHQGDCKHTIVIRDMRLIHPEDVHDRVAYPIVTFQLRTRARKCDVCNIYRAKKVTLDDKWAQENPCYFCEDCYFLLHYSKEGNLLYNDFVVHDYLQD, from the exons ATGGAGGCGAGAGACGGGGCTAGAGCTTCAGAGGAGATGGCCCTTAATGGAGATGGCCTTTCAATTCCTTTGGGTGGGCCTATATATGCACCCAACTTGGTTGGTCCTCTTACCAGGGTCTCTCACTTTGAGTCTTCTCTTATTCAAGAACTTCAG AGTCTGGAGGCAGCGTTGCACTTGGATTCATCTCAACTATGTGATGATGATATATC GATTGATGGGCTTAAGGTGTTTACTGAAGAACAGTTATTGAATATGGCTTTGGAGGAATCATTGCAG AGTGATGAGAATGCTAATAACCAGCTGGAGCTTCCAGAAGAAAACTTGAATGCTGGGGTGATCAG AGAAAATGAAGAGGAAGTTAACGGGCACAATTTGGAGGCTGCTCCTGCATCAAATGCAAGTAGAAGCATGAATAAAATGACAAGAAGGAAGCGAAAACAGGAGGAACATTCTAATATTGAG GAAAAATCTATGGCAAAGGTGGCTGAAATTGCAAAACTTAAACAAAAGCAAGATGCAGACAGAGCTGTAGTCAAATTACATGCTTTCAA gTGGAAGAAGGAAATTGCCAGTTCATCGTCAGAGAGCAAAGAGAGGTTGAAGTCCTTGAGGTCTACGAATTTTTCTACAAAG GTGAAATCACTGAGCAGTGGAGAACACGGAACTCTGCGGCATCCAACGACTGTActttttgtagaggtttaccaTAAATCTCGCAAGATGGTGAAG ACTCAAGAGCTTTTGGTCCTTGGACAACAAAAGTTAGCAGAACTGAAGGACAAGATTTATTGCTCAACGGACACATTAATGGAAAAGGCTGGGCAGCAGGATTCATCTGGATATTTCCTCATAGAA TTTGTTTATATCCAGGATGTATTCTGCAATGATTTGAGGAATCCTTCCGCAATAGATTATAGCAAACCTATATTTGATTGGCTTAAAAATTCAGAGGATGAAGCTCGTAAGAAATGGGGATGCATCATAACTGGTGAATCGCAACAGAAAAGTTCAGTTGTTGACGAAGTATCGGTTTCACATGTACCTCATTTCAGATCAGTCAACATGAACAAGGTTCGATTTTGTGACCTGAAATTTAGGCTTGGGGCTGGGTATCTGTACTGTCATCAG GGAGATTGCAAGCATACCATAGTGATTAGAGATATGAGGTTGATCCATCCTGAGGACGTACATGATCGTGTTGCTTATCCAATCGTTACATTTCAGCTTAGGACCCGAGCTCGGAAATGCGATGTCTGTAACATTTACAGGGCTAAAAAGGTTACTCTTGACGACAAGTGGGCACAGGAAAACCCTTGCTACTTTTGTGAAGACTGCTATTTTCTTCTTCACTACTCGAAAGAAGGGAACCTCCTTTACAACGATTTCGTTGTGCACGATTACTTGCAAGATTAG